In Acidobacteriota bacterium, one genomic interval encodes:
- the msrB gene encoding peptide-methionine (R)-S-oxide reductase MsrB produces the protein MLLKWLDVLRMARISNLNPDRKVTKSDAEWQAQLTPEQYYVTRQHGTESPFSSEMCSLFEPGLYACVCCDTLLFDANEKFESGTGWPSFTQPIKENAIAYHEDTSYGMSRVETVCNTCDAHLGHVFPDGPEPSGLRYCMNAVALKKVKGAEA, from the coding sequence ATGCTGTTGAAGTGGTTGGATGTGTTACGGATGGCAAGGATTTCCAATCTGAATCCTGACCGAAAAGTCACCAAATCCGATGCGGAATGGCAGGCGCAGTTGACGCCGGAACAGTATTACGTCACGCGCCAGCATGGCACGGAAAGCCCATTCAGTTCGGAAATGTGTAGTTTGTTTGAGCCGGGGTTATATGCCTGCGTTTGTTGCGACACGTTGCTATTTGATGCCAACGAAAAGTTTGAAAGCGGAACGGGCTGGCCTTCGTTTACGCAACCGATCAAGGAAAACGCGATTGCTTATCACGAAGACACCAGTTACGGCATGTCCAGAGTGGAAACGGTTTGCAATACCTGCGACGCGCATTTGGGGCACGTGTTCCCGGACGGGCCAGAACCGAGCGGCTTGCGGTATTGCATGAATGCCGTGGCGCTGAAAAAGGTCAAAGGAGCGGAAGCCTGA